Proteins encoded together in one Aminipila butyrica window:
- a CDS encoding DUF6133 family protein — translation MKRIMNKVTHKANMLAIKAKMALTNNHAEGFVDTAIKILMAVVIGALVLAGLYMLFDKTVLPTLVQRIKDMFNYAG, via the coding sequence ATGAAAAGAATCATGAACAAGGTAACTCATAAGGCCAATATGCTGGCAATTAAGGCAAAAATGGCGCTCACTAACAACCACGCTGAGGGCTTCGTGGATACCGCAATAAAGATTTTGATGGCCGTGGTCATCGGGGCTTTGGTGCTGGCCGGATTGTATATGCTCTTCGACAAAACCGTGCTGCCAACTCTCGTACAGCGCATTAAGGATATGTTCAACTATGCCGGATAA
- a CDS encoding DNA adenine methylase — MGGKKALRNIIYRLFPKDFGRYIEVFGGGGWVLFGRPPDCKGMEVYNDFNGNLTNLFYCVKNRTLAFLKELGFLPLNSRHEFSVLRRFFEKDEFDNKYLQEELELAQQNLPPPEFEELRAIMLEQEEPSDVWRAAAFFKLIRYSYGSGCTSYGCQPFDIRKVFAVIWEASKRLADTVVENKDFEALIRQYDRDDAFFYCDPPYYMTEGHYAVEFLKTDHQRLRDALAGSKGKWMVSYNDCEFIRELYQEYIITPVTRLSNLAQRYEGGCEYPEVIITNYDPNEREKDTFQLNLFDFGGEYEE; from the coding sequence GTGGGCGGCAAGAAAGCCCTCCGCAATATCATTTACCGGCTCTTCCCCAAGGACTTCGGCAGATACATCGAAGTCTTTGGCGGCGGGGGTTGGGTTTTGTTCGGCAGGCCGCCGGACTGCAAGGGTATGGAGGTCTACAACGATTTCAACGGAAACCTCACCAACCTGTTCTACTGCGTAAAAAACAGAACGCTGGCGTTCCTCAAGGAGCTGGGCTTCCTGCCCCTCAACTCCCGGCATGAATTCAGTGTCCTGCGCCGCTTCTTTGAAAAGGATGAATTTGATAATAAATATCTACAGGAAGAATTGGAGCTGGCGCAGCAGAACCTCCCGCCGCCTGAGTTTGAGGAACTGAGAGCAATTATGTTGGAGCAGGAAGAGCCAAGCGATGTGTGGCGAGCGGCGGCCTTTTTCAAGCTCATCCGTTATAGCTATGGCAGCGGATGTACCTCTTACGGCTGCCAGCCCTTTGACATCCGCAAGGTGTTCGCTGTGATATGGGAGGCATCAAAGCGGCTTGCAGACACCGTGGTGGAAAATAAGGACTTTGAGGCATTGATCCGGCAGTACGACCGGGATGATGCCTTTTTTTATTGCGATCCGCCGTATTACATGACCGAGGGTCACTATGCGGTGGAGTTTCTGAAAACCGACCACCAGCGACTTCGGGATGCACTGGCAGGCAGCAAGGGCAAATGGATGGTCAGCTACAACGACTGTGAATTTATCCGGGAGCTGTATCAGGAGTACATCATCACACCGGTCACCCGCCTGAGCAATCTGGCGCAGCGGTATGAGGGCGGCTGTGAGTACCCGGAGGTCATCATTACCAACTATGATCCCAATGAGCGGGAAAAGGATACGTTCCAATTAAATCTATTTGATTTTGGAGGTGAATACGAAGAATGA
- a CDS encoding DUF4320 family protein, with the protein MLKLLKSKRGEGYIDVCVLVLCAMLVIALAVQVLPVFIAKNQMDTYATELCREAEISGRVGSETSRRAAVLTEQTGLSPRISWSKTGNIQLNQEITVTLTLERNIGLFGGFGSFPITLRSEASGKSEVYHK; encoded by the coding sequence ATGCTGAAGCTCTTAAAATCCAAGCGTGGCGAGGGATATATTGATGTGTGCGTCCTCGTCCTTTGCGCTATGCTGGTCATTGCGCTGGCGGTACAGGTGCTGCCGGTGTTTATTGCTAAAAACCAGATGGATACCTATGCCACCGAGCTGTGCCGGGAAGCGGAAATCTCCGGCAGGGTAGGCAGTGAAACCAGCCGCCGTGCGGCAGTTCTTACCGAGCAGACCGGGCTGAGTCCCCGGATTTCATGGTCAAAGACCGGCAATATCCAGCTGAATCAGGAAATCACCGTGACCCTGACCTTAGAAAGAAACATTGGGCTGTTCGGCGGTTTTGGTTCGTTCCCGATCACCCTGCGTTCGGAGGCCTCCGGGAAAAGCGAGGTGTACCATAAATGA
- a CDS encoding secretion protein F: MGLLFLFGITLAAGLFFILLDVLRLPYLSTAKAMLNTTRSEKKAAKTLEAYFMTWAVKLAKLIHMDEYRRHRLKNVLKATGMNMEPEVYQAYALVKSGVILLLAVPAGFVFPLLVPVVVFLAVMVYFKETKKTDEKLSAKRASVEKELPRFVANIEQELKASRDVLAIIENYKKNAGEAFAGELTMLAADMRSSSYEAALTRFEARLNSPMLSDVVRGLIGVLRGDDSTVYFQMLAHDFKQLELQRLKGEAQKIPPKIRVFSFLMLMCFLFTYLAIIAYEIIKSLGGMF, encoded by the coding sequence ATGGGATTACTGTTTTTATTCGGAATCACCTTAGCGGCGGGGCTGTTCTTTATCCTTTTGGATGTGCTGCGTCTGCCGTACCTAAGCACCGCCAAGGCTATGCTGAATACCACAAGATCAGAGAAAAAAGCGGCAAAAACCTTGGAAGCCTACTTCATGACATGGGCGGTAAAGCTCGCAAAGCTGATCCACATGGATGAATACCGCAGGCATCGGCTCAAAAATGTGCTGAAAGCAACCGGCATGAACATGGAGCCGGAGGTCTATCAGGCCTATGCGCTGGTGAAGTCCGGCGTAATTTTGCTGCTGGCGGTTCCGGCAGGTTTTGTATTTCCCCTGCTGGTGCCGGTGGTGGTGTTCCTTGCAGTTATGGTGTATTTTAAGGAAACCAAAAAGACAGACGAAAAGCTGTCCGCCAAGCGTGCTTCTGTGGAAAAGGAGCTGCCTCGCTTTGTTGCCAACATCGAACAGGAGCTGAAAGCCTCCCGTGATGTGCTGGCCATCATAGAAAACTACAAGAAAAACGCCGGGGAAGCCTTTGCCGGAGAGCTGACCATGCTGGCAGCGGATATGCGTTCCTCCAGCTATGAGGCAGCCCTTACCCGGTTCGAGGCAAGGCTCAATTCGCCCATGCTGTCGGATGTGGTGAGAGGCCTCATCGGTGTGCTGCGTGGAGATGACAGCACGGTGTATTTTCAGATGCTGGCGCATGACTTCAAGCAGCTGGAGCTGCAAAGGCTCAAGGGTGAGGCACAGAAAATACCGCCGAAAATCCGTGTGTTTTCCTTTCTCATGCTGATGTGCTTTCTCTTTACCTATCTGGCCATCATCGCTTATGAGATCATCAAGTCCCTTGGCGGGATGTTTTAA
- a CDS encoding YodL domain-containing protein, translated as MRNIRMEKDIILYYGNPAGYVSGGKAVVDPLFKSEELNAFLSRQKDIGEVKWTDGVYDRLVNGQRDNQELTLLKSCRVWQLTPESDLRMRFISLADFCKEFGEPQMSDYQTIYDGEVETNNLEALYTKFNVDHPPGYAGHSLSMSDVLELYDENGSSFFYCDRFGFQEIGFTPPAQNQTMQL; from the coding sequence ATGCGAAATATCCGGATGGAAAAAGACATCATCCTGTACTACGGCAACCCTGCCGGTTATGTCAGCGGCGGCAAGGCAGTGGTCGATCCTCTGTTTAAGTCGGAGGAACTGAACGCCTTTCTCAGCCGCCAAAAAGACATCGGCGAGGTGAAATGGACAGACGGTGTGTATGACCGCCTTGTCAACGGTCAGCGGGATAATCAAGAACTCACTCTGCTGAAAAGCTGCCGTGTGTGGCAGTTAACGCCCGAATCGGATCTTCGGATGCGCTTCATCAGCCTTGCGGATTTTTGCAAGGAATTCGGAGAACCGCAGATGTCCGATTACCAGACGATCTATGACGGCGAGGTGGAAACCAACAATCTGGAGGCGCTGTACACCAAATTCAATGTAGACCATCCTCCCGGCTATGCAGGGCATTCCCTGTCCATGTCGGATGTGCTGGAGCTGTACGATGAAAACGGCAGCAGCTTCTTCTATTGTGACCGCTTCGGTTTTCAGGAAATCGGGTTCACACCACCGGCGCAGAACCAAACCATGCAGCTCTAA
- a CDS encoding SpoVG family protein, whose amino-acid sequence MPDVEVKINSMYPPGASGGIRAYASVTVDGCLGIQGIKVVEGGRDGLFVSMPSRKTENGYKEVCFPVTKEFREQLHKAVLDSYQQTVAMNQAPAQPQEAAPEQSQPPMQMGGM is encoded by the coding sequence ATGCCTGATGTAGAAGTAAAAATCAATTCCATGTACCCACCCGGAGCCAGCGGCGGTATCCGTGCTTACGCTTCGGTGACAGTGGACGGCTGCCTCGGTATCCAGGGCATCAAGGTGGTGGAGGGAGGCCGTGATGGCCTGTTTGTCTCCATGCCCAGCCGTAAGACGGAAAACGGCTATAAGGAGGTCTGCTTCCCGGTGACTAAAGAGTTCCGGGAGCAGCTGCACAAGGCCGTGCTGGACAGCTACCAGCAGACTGTAGCCATGAACCAAGCCCCGGCGCAGCCGCAGGAGGCCGCACCGGAGCAGTCCCAGCCGCCCATGCAAATGGGCGGTATGTAA
- a CDS encoding prepilin peptidase, translated as MPDKLAAVQAVFFIALLCAASVTDLTKRMVPNWLCLGIAGISVIGFTPVKLLGILIALPFLLAAVFFGGMGGGDIKLVAACGLVLGLPKGLLAAMAGLSLLLIYVAIYRIVCRVQRREAKKAFPLAPFLSAGCLLAYFIS; from the coding sequence ATGCCGGATAAGCTGGCCGCTGTGCAGGCGGTCTTTTTTATTGCCCTGCTGTGTGCGGCATCGGTAACGGACTTGACAAAACGCATGGTTCCAAACTGGCTCTGCCTTGGAATCGCAGGCATTTCCGTAATCGGATTTACGCCGGTCAAGCTGCTGGGAATCCTGATCGCCCTGCCGTTCCTGTTGGCCGCTGTCTTTTTTGGCGGCATGGGCGGCGGCGATATCAAACTGGTGGCAGCCTGCGGCTTGGTGCTGGGGCTGCCGAAAGGACTACTTGCGGCGATGGCCGGACTCAGCCTGCTGCTCATCTATGTAGCTATATACCGGATTGTTTGCAGGGTGCAAAGGCGGGAGGCAAAGAAAGCCTTCCCCCTTGCTCCTTTTTTATCGGCGGGCTGTCTGCTCGCCTATTTCATTTCGTGA
- a CDS encoding DUF6550 family protein — MAAIGMRFAKEPVMPDASSQEPVSSSDVAPDIQDKTEKKEVVVSPQPASEPESSETLPPQTDLPEQKLQPDPVKPEAPAKPELPKDADTTNPSKPPEYKPEDTEKKPAAESKPQGGETNDKGQTYFPGFGWVDGTGDAHGTTADDMYENGNKIGDMN, encoded by the coding sequence GTGGCTGCTATCGGAATGCGGTTTGCTAAGGAACCCGTAATGCCGGATGCTTCCTCACAGGAACCGGTCAGCTCTTCGGATGTGGCTCCTGATATACAAGATAAGACAGAGAAAAAAGAGGTGGTAGTTTCTCCGCAGCCTGCATCGGAGCCGGAAAGCTCGGAAACGCTGCCGCCCCAAACCGATCTGCCGGAGCAGAAGCTCCAGCCCGATCCGGTAAAACCGGAAGCTCCCGCAAAGCCTGAGCTGCCAAAGGATGCGGATACCACGAACCCATCCAAGCCGCCGGAATACAAGCCGGAGGATACGGAAAAGAAACCGGCTGCTGAAAGCAAGCCGCAGGGTGGCGAAACTAACGATAAAGGTCAAACTTACTTCCCCGGATTTGGCTGGGTTGATGGTACAGGTGATGCGCATGGAACAACAGCCGATGATATGTATGAAAATGGCAACAAGATCGGTGACATGAATTAG
- a CDS encoding type II secretion system F family protein: protein MTTIQLLACIGMITGFFLLLGLNPMEFTDGLFSFLTREKKSIRDEIKAAQRRQKPGFLKRQIQMAQEVLAMTGRSNHFSLVCACSLLLFAIGAAIAIVLGNFFLAPVMAAGFMMLPFWYVQLTASHFKKDIAAELETALSIVTTAYLRSENILTAVEENMNYLNPPVHQVFKDFVLRVKFIDPDVLEAIKVLRTKIDNEVFREWCDALCDCQHDRSLKVTLTPIVGKLSDMRIVNGELEYFVFEPRKEFIIMVIFVIGNIPLMYLLNKSWYDTLMHTPLGQIILAISAALIFISTACVLKLTKPIEYRR from the coding sequence ATGACAACCATTCAACTTTTGGCCTGTATCGGTATGATTACAGGCTTTTTTCTTTTACTTGGCCTAAACCCAATGGAATTCACCGATGGGCTGTTTTCCTTTCTCACCAGAGAAAAGAAATCCATCAGGGATGAAATCAAGGCGGCACAGCGCCGCCAAAAGCCGGGGTTTTTGAAACGGCAGATCCAGATGGCACAGGAGGTGCTGGCCATGACCGGCAGGAGTAATCACTTTTCTTTGGTTTGCGCCTGCTCTCTGCTGTTGTTTGCCATTGGTGCCGCTATCGCCATTGTGCTGGGCAATTTCTTTCTGGCTCCGGTTATGGCGGCAGGCTTTATGATGCTGCCCTTTTGGTATGTGCAGCTCACCGCCAGCCATTTCAAAAAAGACATTGCCGCTGAGCTGGAAACGGCTCTATCTATTGTCACCACAGCCTACCTGAGAAGCGAAAATATTCTCACGGCTGTGGAGGAAAACATGAATTATCTGAACCCGCCGGTGCATCAGGTGTTCAAGGATTTTGTCCTGCGGGTGAAGTTCATCGATCCCGATGTGCTGGAAGCCATCAAGGTTCTACGCACCAAAATCGACAACGAGGTGTTTCGGGAATGGTGCGATGCCCTGTGCGACTGCCAGCACGACCGCAGCCTGAAAGTTACCCTGACTCCTATTGTCGGCAAGCTCAGTGATATGCGGATCGTCAACGGCGAGCTGGAATATTTTGTCTTTGAACCCCGCAAGGAATTTATCATCATGGTCATTTTCGTCATCGGCAACATTCCGCTGATGTATCTCCTCAATAAAAGCTGGTACGACACGCTGATGCACACGCCGCTGGGTCAGATCATTCTGGCCATCAGCGCCGCCCTGATTTTTATCTCTACGGCCTGCGTGCTTAAACTGACAAAACCAATTGAGTATCGGAGGTGA
- a CDS encoding CpaF/VirB11 family protein, which translates to MSRHNLFFTPEQETGDFHSVLQQVQEYIAGQHSELLSDGNAAEAKTNIKRYIAKFVQDSRVAVKGMTPQQLVDALYTEMAEYSFLTKYIFADGIEEIDINSWRDIEIQYAGGRCEKLTEHFDSPEHCINVLRRMLHVSGTILDDQSPLVVGTLAENIRIAVMKSPIVDANIGAAASIRIVNPNHMEKEDFINGGTATAQMLDMLSEFIRYGISVCIAGATSSGKTTVAGWLLTTIPDNKRIFTIENGSRELSLIREKDGRVTNSVVHTLTRNSENELYRIEQIDLVDISLRFNADIVVVGEMRGEEANAAQEVARTGVAVVTTIHSNSCESTYRRMVSLCKRAVDMSDETLMGYVTEAYPIVVFCKQLENKQRRLMEIMECEILPDNSRNYRTLFRYEITENRYEDNQFFITGHHVAVNPISDSLCKRLLENGMPQERINRLKKGGQIAV; encoded by the coding sequence ATGAGCAGGCATAATCTGTTTTTTACTCCGGAGCAGGAAACCGGGGATTTCCACAGTGTGCTGCAGCAGGTGCAGGAATATATCGCTGGTCAGCACAGTGAGCTGTTGTCGGACGGCAATGCTGCCGAAGCCAAGACCAATATTAAGCGGTATATCGCCAAGTTTGTACAAGACAGCCGTGTGGCGGTCAAAGGTATGACACCACAGCAATTGGTGGATGCCCTGTATACGGAAATGGCCGAGTATTCCTTTCTCACCAAATACATCTTTGCAGACGGTATCGAAGAAATCGACATCAACAGTTGGCGGGATATTGAAATCCAGTATGCCGGTGGGCGCTGCGAAAAGCTCACAGAACACTTTGACAGCCCCGAACACTGCATTAATGTGCTGCGCCGGATGCTTCATGTGTCCGGCACGATTCTGGATGACCAGTCCCCGCTGGTGGTAGGTACCCTTGCGGAAAATATTCGGATTGCCGTCATGAAAAGCCCCATTGTGGATGCCAATATCGGCGCTGCCGCCTCCATTCGTATCGTCAATCCCAACCACATGGAAAAGGAAGATTTCATAAACGGCGGCACGGCTACCGCCCAAATGCTGGATATGCTCTCGGAGTTCATCCGCTATGGTATTTCGGTGTGCATTGCGGGAGCCACCAGCAGCGGTAAAACCACGGTAGCTGGGTGGCTGCTCACCACCATCCCTGACAACAAGCGCATCTTTACCATTGAAAACGGCAGCCGGGAGCTTTCACTCATCCGGGAAAAGGACGGCAGGGTTACCAACTCCGTGGTTCATACCCTCACCCGCAACAGTGAGAACGAGCTGTACCGCATCGAGCAGATCGACCTTGTGGACATCTCCCTGCGCTTTAATGCGGATATTGTTGTGGTCGGCGAGATGCGTGGTGAGGAGGCCAACGCCGCACAGGAGGTAGCCCGAACCGGTGTGGCGGTGGTCACCACCATCCACTCCAACTCCTGTGAATCCACCTACCGCCGCATGGTTTCCCTGTGCAAGCGAGCGGTGGATATGTCGGACGAAACCCTGATGGGCTATGTGACCGAGGCCTATCCCATTGTCGTGTTCTGCAAGCAGCTGGAAAACAAACAAAGGCGGCTCATGGAAATCATGGAGTGCGAAATCCTGCCGGACAACAGCCGGAATTACCGTACCCTGTTCCGGTATGAGATTACTGAAAACCGTTATGAGGACAACCAGTTTTTTATCACCGGACATCATGTAGCTGTCAATCCCATCTCCGACAGCCTGTGTAAACGGCTGCTGGAAAACGGAATGCCGCAGGAGCGCATCAATCGTCTGAAGAAAGGAGGGCAAATAGCCGTATGA
- a CDS encoding AbrB family transcriptional regulator: MNKKPMYKLMDSKGRVLIPKELRTASGMDYGDIVRLGLSNGTVSVQKVDIIEIGDQSTEAVEAYVRAAFKTMPDDTRLSLISDLTALLQQKKEG; encoded by the coding sequence ATGAATAAGAAACCCATGTACAAGCTGATGGACAGCAAAGGTCGGGTGCTGATTCCCAAGGAGCTGCGCACTGCCAGCGGTATGGATTACGGCGATATTGTGCGCCTCGGCTTGTCAAACGGCACAGTCAGTGTGCAAAAGGTGGATATCATCGAAATCGGTGATCAGTCCACAGAGGCGGTGGAGGCCTATGTCCGTGCAGCCTTCAAGACTATGCCGGACGATACAAGGCTCTCCCTCATTTCCGACCTGACCGCCCTGCTGCAGCAGAAAAAGGAGGGCTGA
- a CDS encoding DUF1281 family ferredoxin-like fold protein: MPNHLTNILRVSGDSEQVSAMFEAIKDDKIGLGSIDFNKVIPMPEHIFRGNLGMAEREKYGKDNWYDWSISNWGTKWNSYGYDGAYTPQDFDGEHIEFQTAWSRADPVIRTLAEQYPDLSFEYLWADEDFGYNTGKKEYENGEEMFCDIPPGGSKEALEMASEVHDVDLADEGYLYNEETNEYEYHSPDEPMSLKM; this comes from the coding sequence ATGCCAAATCATCTAACCAATATTTTAAGAGTATCCGGCGATTCGGAACAAGTCAGCGCCATGTTCGAGGCCATCAAGGATGATAAGATTGGCCTCGGCAGTATTGACTTCAACAAGGTCATCCCGATGCCTGAGCATATCTTTCGTGGAAATCTCGGAATGGCCGAGCGTGAGAAGTACGGCAAAGACAACTGGTACGACTGGTCGATTTCCAATTGGGGAACCAAGTGGAACAGCTACGGCTACGATGGCGCATATACCCCGCAGGATTTTGACGGCGAGCATATCGAGTTCCAGACTGCATGGAGCCGTGCCGATCCGGTGATCCGCACACTTGCCGAGCAGTACCCTGATCTCTCTTTTGAATATCTGTGGGCTGACGAGGACTTCGGATATAACACAGGAAAAAAAGAATATGAAAATGGTGAGGAAATGTTCTGTGACATCCCTCCCGGCGGTTCCAAGGAAGCGCTGGAAATGGCCTCTGAGGTTCACGATGTGGATTTGGCCGATGAGGGATATCTGTACAATGAAGAAACCAACGAATATGAATATCATAGTCCAGACGAGCCGATGTCACTGAAAATGTAG
- a CDS encoding ParA family protein, whose translation MLNFKKGGLFSRKDEPEQDVLQEIGAQVLAVWGSPGCGKTTVAVKLAKYLADRKKNVVLLLCDCTTPMLPCICPSGELEGDHSLRSILAANSITESLIKNNCNTHKRMSHLAVIGLQKGENENCYPPVNEKLLRELMSVLHDMDSHIIIDCGSSIFFDELSTIAILEADAVLRLINCDLKSVSYLSSQQEYLRMAGFDSDKLYKAVSNVKSNEASQNMEQVLGKAVFTLPHSPELEAQVLAGNLFADLSLKDSRGFRKEIQKISKEVFGV comes from the coding sequence ATGCTGAACTTCAAAAAAGGCGGCCTGTTCAGCCGTAAAGACGAGCCGGAACAGGATGTGCTGCAGGAAATCGGCGCACAGGTTCTGGCGGTTTGGGGCAGCCCCGGCTGCGGCAAAACCACGGTGGCGGTGAAGCTAGCCAAATATCTGGCAGACAGAAAAAAGAACGTGGTGCTGCTTTTGTGCGACTGTACCACGCCCATGCTTCCCTGCATCTGTCCGTCTGGTGAGCTGGAGGGTGATCATTCCCTCCGCAGCATTCTGGCTGCCAATTCCATCACTGAATCGCTGATAAAAAACAACTGCAACACCCATAAGCGGATGAGCCATCTGGCGGTCATCGGCCTGCAAAAGGGAGAAAACGAAAACTGCTATCCTCCTGTGAACGAAAAGCTGCTCCGGGAGCTGATGAGCGTGCTGCATGATATGGACAGTCATATCATCATCGACTGCGGCAGCTCCATCTTTTTTGATGAGCTGTCCACCATTGCCATTCTGGAAGCCGATGCGGTGCTGCGGCTCATAAACTGTGACCTGAAATCGGTGAGCTACCTGTCCAGCCAGCAGGAATATCTGCGGATGGCAGGGTTTGACTCTGACAAGCTGTATAAGGCGGTCAGCAATGTGAAGTCCAACGAAGCCAGCCAGAACATGGAGCAGGTGCTGGGCAAAGCTGTGTTTACTCTTCCTCATTCCCCGGAGCTGGAGGCTCAGGTGCTGGCCGGAAACCTGTTTGCCGATTTGTCTCTGAAAGACAGCCGGGGCTTCCGAAAAGAGATACAGAAAATCTCGAAGGAGGTGTTCGGCGTATGA
- the cpaB gene encoding Flp pilus assembly protein CpaB, translating into MSFFKNRTVIGVICIVLSLLICFAITPLFNQSISRKTEIVRVTKPIKIGEAITKDMVQTVEVGGYNLPEDVVRHTDTVIGKFASADLAPGDYIIASKIADAPAAENTYLYNLTGEKQAISVSVKSFAAGLSGKLISGDIVSIVAPDYKKQGMTVIPPELQYVEVIAVTAGSGYDANTGKQKEAEAEDEKELPATVTLLVTPEQSKILAELEADGTLHVSLVYRGSKENAAKFTEAQDSVLSQLYPEETESQESEDQSQLESPANAPAESGAE; encoded by the coding sequence ATGAGCTTTTTCAAGAACAGAACGGTCATCGGTGTAATTTGCATCGTGCTGTCGCTTCTGATCTGCTTTGCGATCACACCGCTATTTAATCAAAGCATCAGCCGGAAAACTGAAATCGTGCGGGTGACCAAGCCCATCAAAATCGGAGAGGCCATCACCAAGGACATGGTGCAGACTGTGGAGGTGGGCGGCTATAATCTGCCAGAGGATGTGGTAAGGCATACGGATACCGTCATCGGTAAATTCGCCTCCGCCGACTTAGCGCCGGGAGATTACATCATCGCCTCCAAAATCGCCGATGCCCCTGCTGCAGAAAATACCTATCTCTACAATCTGACCGGAGAAAAACAGGCCATCTCCGTATCGGTTAAGAGCTTCGCCGCAGGGCTGTCCGGCAAGCTGATATCCGGGGATATCGTGTCTATCGTTGCGCCAGATTACAAAAAACAGGGCATGACGGTAATTCCGCCGGAGCTGCAGTATGTGGAGGTCATCGCCGTCACTGCAGGCAGCGGTTACGATGCCAATACAGGTAAACAGAAAGAAGCCGAAGCTGAGGATGAAAAGGAGCTGCCTGCCACCGTTACGCTGCTGGTCACGCCAGAGCAGAGCAAAATCCTTGCCGAGCTGGAAGCGGACGGTACCCTTCATGTGTCTCTCGTTTACCGTGGCAGCAAGGAAAATGCGGCAAAGTTTACCGAGGCTCAGGACTCGGTGCTTTCCCAGCTGTACCCAGAGGAAACGGAATCTCAGGAAAGCGAGGATCAAAGCCAGCTGGAATCCCCTGCGAATGCACCGGCAGAAAGCGGGGCTGAGTAA
- a CDS encoding DUF5131 family protein — protein sequence MNWEPWTGCYKLSDGCTNCYFYGPYAKRYGQSTIQKTDKFDWPARKSAKGEYNIKGNKILATCFATDFFLPEADEWRKEAWAIIKERTDIDFLILTKRIDRFPQSLPSDWGTGYDNVNIGCTVENQTLADYRLPLFLSYPIKRRFIACAPLLEAIDLTPYLDGIDHVTVGGETGREARLCDYDWVLNIREQCAKADVTFWFKNTGSLFKRDGVAEKINPFKQTSVAKELSIDISDGNRLF from the coding sequence ATGAACTGGGAACCATGGACAGGCTGTTACAAATTAAGTGATGGCTGTACAAATTGCTATTTTTATGGGCCGTATGCAAAACGCTATGGTCAAAGCACAATACAAAAAACAGATAAATTTGATTGGCCTGCAAGGAAAAGTGCAAAGGGCGAATACAATATCAAAGGAAACAAAATTCTTGCAACCTGCTTTGCGACTGACTTTTTCCTACCAGAAGCGGATGAATGGCGTAAAGAGGCTTGGGCAATCATCAAGGAAAGAACAGATATTGATTTTTTGATTTTGACAAAGCGAATTGACCGATTTCCCCAATCGCTTCCGTCTGATTGGGGTACAGGCTATGACAATGTGAATATTGGCTGTACTGTCGAAAATCAAACACTCGCCGATTACAGGCTTCCGCTCTTTTTATCCTATCCGATAAAAAGGCGTTTTATTGCCTGCGCTCCACTTTTAGAAGCGATAGATTTAACACCATATCTTGATGGCATAGACCATGTTACCGTTGGCGGCGAAACAGGACGAGAAGCCCGTTTGTGTGATTATGATTGGGTGCTTAATATCCGTGAACAATGCGCAAAAGCAGATGTAACATTTTGGTTCAAAAATACAGGCTCACTTTTCAAACGTGACGGTGTAGCGGAAAAGATAAATCCATTTAAGCAAACCAGTGTGGCAAAAGAGCTCAGTATTGATATTTCAGATGGGAATAGATTGTTTTGA
- a CDS encoding DUF3852 domain-containing protein produces MKSKRIAMLLCVSLLLCLMFSTTAYAAGTGDVAGAIEGTWTTASQQIKTVVNKVVFPAIDLILAVFFFAKLGTAYFDYRKHGQFEWAAPAILFACLVFTLTAPLYIWTILGM; encoded by the coding sequence ATGAAATCGAAACGAATTGCAATGCTCCTGTGCGTAAGCTTACTGCTGTGCCTGATGTTCAGTACAACGGCCTATGCAGCGGGAACCGGGGATGTAGCTGGAGCCATTGAGGGAACGTGGACAACGGCCTCCCAACAGATTAAAACCGTGGTCAACAAGGTGGTATTTCCCGCCATTGACCTGATTCTGGCGGTGTTTTTCTTTGCCAAATTAGGCACGGCTTATTTTGATTATCGCAAACATGGTCAGTTCGAGTGGGCGGCACCGGCAATCCTGTTTGCCTGCTTGGTGTTCACATTAACAGCCCCGTTATACATCTGGACTATATTGGGCATGTAG